A portion of the Vicingus serpentipes genome contains these proteins:
- a CDS encoding glycosyltransferase family 2 protein translates to MNPLVSIITVVFNGKNHIEQSIQSVLAQTYGNIEYIIIDGASNDGTIDIIKKYEAKIDTFISEKDSGIYNAMNKGLKLAKGDIIAILNADDYYYPETIQLVVDKFEDTKADVVYGNMTKLRAFSGQEYLKEVEPNIELMEQTMPIFHPATFIKKQVYGDVGLFNESYKLSADYDLIYRIYKAGKQFKYINKALTVFRIGGASNVNCNSYKEGYQILLSQNSLHAAEMKALISKCQRKNLMRSIVTFIITIFGLKKWNEKRLERKWN, encoded by the coding sequence ATGAATCCATTGGTCTCAATCATTACAGTTGTTTTCAACGGAAAAAATCATATTGAGCAATCGATTCAAAGTGTATTAGCGCAAACTTATGGCAACATTGAATATATTATAATCGATGGAGCTTCCAACGATGGAACAATAGATATTATTAAAAAGTACGAGGCAAAAATTGACACTTTTATTTCAGAGAAAGATTCTGGCATTTACAATGCGATGAATAAAGGGTTAAAATTGGCAAAAGGAGATATCATAGCCATTTTAAATGCTGATGATTATTACTACCCCGAAACGATACAACTAGTAGTCGATAAATTTGAAGATACCAAAGCCGATGTGGTGTATGGAAACATGACCAAACTTCGAGCTTTTAGCGGACAAGAATATTTAAAAGAAGTAGAACCGAACATTGAGCTAATGGAGCAAACTATGCCCATTTTTCATCCAGCTACTTTTATTAAAAAACAAGTGTACGGTGATGTAGGACTTTTTAATGAAAGCTATAAACTTTCAGCTGATTACGATTTGATATACAGAATTTACAAAGCAGGGAAGCAGTTTAAATATATTAACAAAGCTTTAACAGTATTTAGAATTGGCGGAGCCAGTAATGTGAATTGCAATTCATATAAAGAAGGCTATCAAATACTCTTGTCACAAAATTCACTTCATGCAGCTGAGATGAAAGCACTCATTAGCAAATGCCAACGCAAGAATTTAATGCGCTCTATTGTTACTTTTATCATTACCATTTTTGGACTAAAAAAATGGAATGAAAAACGATTGGAGAGGAAGTGGAATTAA
- a CDS encoding class I SAM-dependent methyltransferase has translation MKRKEEVKHFFEQTDIYFNFDYNIKIRTETVAEMIVDEQFDNVLDMPCGNGVISLKNKKQFEKLTLVDFSESMIALAKKYAEQENANNISFTCGDIFDTNFQDEEFDLIISLGILAHIDDIDKFLNYIQSKVKKGGSIIIQNTNSDHFYSKLIRLYLGVRKLLGKDKYSLNKVPTSLVENSFKKAGFTCQKVFRYNQSFIGFSKLFSNTKKYKLTRKWFGKVGNNKNASLGSDYIYLFKKD, from the coding sequence ATGAAGCGCAAGGAAGAAGTAAAGCATTTTTTTGAACAAACCGATATCTATTTTAATTTTGATTATAACATCAAAATAAGAACTGAAACGGTGGCTGAGATGATAGTGGATGAGCAGTTTGATAATGTGTTGGATATGCCTTGTGGTAATGGAGTTATTTCATTAAAAAACAAAAAACAATTTGAAAAATTAACGTTAGTTGATTTTTCTGAAAGCATGATTGCACTGGCAAAAAAATATGCCGAACAAGAAAATGCAAACAATATTTCCTTTACCTGTGGAGATATTTTCGATACCAATTTTCAGGATGAAGAATTTGATTTAATTATTTCTTTAGGCATTTTAGCACACATTGATGATATTGATAAATTTCTGAATTACATTCAAAGCAAAGTGAAAAAGGGCGGAAGCATTATTATACAAAACACCAATAGCGACCATTTTTACAGTAAACTTATTCGTTTGTATTTGGGAGTTCGTAAGTTGTTAGGAAAAGATAAATACTCTTTAAACAAAGTGCCAACCAGTCTGGTAGAAAACAGTTTTAAAAAAGCAGGATTTACTTGCCAGAAAGTATTTCGTTACAATCAATCATTTATTGGTTTTTCTAAATTATTTTCTAATACTAAAAAATACAAACTAACCAGAAAGTGGTTTGGAAAAGTAGGGAACAACAAAAATGCTTCTTTAGGAAGTGATTACATTTATCTCTTTAAAAAAGATTGA
- a CDS encoding glycosyltransferase yields MVLPELFPDFEGDWKGVFVEDYLKSVENIDTQTLYIRLRGKEKGISDELFRGQFKVRRYNLANKKVSAFLKPFKYVQWFLKGTQLGSSYSDTTIIHAHGAILNGTLAYLISKKLKVPFVVTEHTGPYSRILDSWLKSKISKFVFNKAAKVLVVSKHQKQQVLKLGIAADKVEVSYNPVNTDIYQLSTSTAKNIVFVSRLDKFKGGLRTLKAFHQLLDKHPDYTLTIIGEGEDLEAIERYISKNNLSKNVILKGTLTKAEIAEVFSNSSFMVFPSRHETFGLVVAEALSSGLPVVCTNQTAPKEFINDKNGILVQPNNVNEIAAAMEQIIKHRSDYNAQEIRQQVIDRFGLESFGKYLIDVYKAII; encoded by the coding sequence TTGGTACTGCCCGAACTTTTCCCCGATTTTGAAGGCGACTGGAAAGGTGTTTTTGTAGAAGATTATTTAAAAAGTGTCGAAAATATTGATACTCAAACTCTTTATATTCGGTTAAGAGGAAAAGAAAAAGGAATTAGTGATGAACTTTTTCGAGGTCAATTTAAAGTAAGACGATACAACCTTGCCAATAAAAAAGTAAGTGCATTTTTAAAGCCTTTCAAATATGTTCAATGGTTTTTAAAAGGAACTCAATTAGGCTCATCGTATAGCGATACAACAATAATTCATGCACATGGAGCTATTTTAAACGGAACACTGGCTTATTTAATTAGCAAAAAATTAAAGGTTCCTTTTGTAGTTACTGAACATACTGGTCCTTATTCCAGAATTTTAGATAGTTGGCTAAAAAGCAAAATTTCCAAATTTGTATTCAATAAAGCAGCCAAAGTATTGGTGGTGAGTAAACATCAAAAACAGCAGGTGTTAAAGTTGGGAATCGCTGCCGATAAAGTTGAAGTATCTTACAATCCTGTTAATACCGACATTTATCAATTAAGCACTTCAACTGCTAAAAATATAGTCTTTGTAAGTCGGCTAGATAAATTTAAGGGAGGGTTAAGAACGCTTAAAGCGTTTCATCAACTTTTAGATAAACATCCAGATTATACCTTAACGATTATTGGAGAAGGAGAAGATTTGGAGGCGATTGAACGATACATTTCCAAAAATAATTTATCAAAGAATGTAATTTTAAAAGGAACATTAACTAAAGCTGAAATTGCTGAAGTGTTTAGCAATAGTAGTTTTATGGTTTTTCCTAGCCGGCACGAAACTTTTGGTTTAGTGGTAGCAGAAGCATTAAGTTCTGGTTTGCCTGTTGTTTGTACTAACCAAACAGCACCGAAAGAATTTATCAACGATAAAAATGGTATATTAGTTCAGCCCAATAATGTAAATGAAATAGCTGCGGCTATGGAGCAAATAATAAAGCATAGAAGCGATTACAATGCTCAAGAAATTCGCCAACAAGTGATAGATCGATTTGGATTGGAAAGTTTTGGAAAGTATTTGATAGACGTTTATAAAGCAATAATTTAA
- the asnB gene encoding asparagine synthase (glutamine-hydrolyzing), translating into MCGIAGIYQPKGIEIEEVITLSQTIKHRGPDDEGFFLASPEQVQHCRGNDTISELQSLKHLSEINYSPNLALVHRRLSILDISALGHQPLTTADERYTIVFNGEVYNFKEIRQELEQKGYGFKSHSDTEVIINAFAEWGKNCVSQFVGMWAFVIYDNQENTLTLSRDRFGIKPLYLFKNENCFAFASEIKALLKLKAVDKSISNENLGSYLAFGTTAKPYQNLFENIVDVEPGCNYQFYLEDFSLTKESYFSIDEKVANNKADIETNIQNFEELFNDSIALHLRSDVEIGSCLSGGLDSSAIVYSASKQLKDVPLKTITAAYQNKIIDESEYAKMVANDLKNVKDIYTYPDAKTLVADMDKMIYAQDLPIGSTSIFAQWEVMKCAGQNNIKVLLDGQGADEVLGGYYNFAGIHLIELLKKFQFNRFFKEYQQLKNNFTPQIKNAVLRAAYYYLPSSLQKQLRAKERLSYNFINPNKVNELQLVIPKRGGKTYYEHVDLSVKFGMYELLRYEDRNSMAFSIESRVPFLDHRLVEFIRALPNEQKIHKGWTKYVLRKMLNDKLDDKVVWRKDKKGFVTPQQDWKNELMKKLTEELKDSEIPSIMDRSYVLQLCDKDFSNASHLSEFWRAYSVIKWYNIYNLKG; encoded by the coding sequence ATGTGCGGAATAGCAGGAATATATCAGCCCAAAGGAATTGAGATTGAAGAAGTTATCACTTTGTCTCAAACCATAAAACATCGCGGACCCGACGATGAAGGGTTTTTTCTAGCTAGCCCTGAACAAGTGCAACATTGCAGAGGAAACGATACCATTTCTGAATTACAATCGTTAAAGCACCTTTCTGAAATTAATTATTCACCCAACTTAGCTTTAGTCCACAGGCGATTATCCATTTTAGATATTTCGGCTTTAGGACACCAGCCCTTAACAACAGCAGACGAAAGATATACGATTGTTTTTAATGGGGAGGTATATAATTTTAAGGAAATTCGGCAAGAATTAGAACAAAAAGGGTATGGATTTAAATCACATTCAGATACCGAAGTAATTATCAATGCTTTTGCTGAATGGGGAAAAAATTGTGTTTCTCAGTTTGTAGGGATGTGGGCATTTGTTATTTACGATAATCAAGAAAATACTTTAACACTTTCTAGAGATAGATTTGGAATAAAACCGCTTTATCTTTTTAAGAACGAAAATTGTTTTGCTTTTGCTTCTGAAATTAAAGCTTTACTAAAATTAAAAGCAGTTGACAAAAGTATTTCGAATGAAAATTTAGGAAGTTATTTAGCATTTGGAACAACTGCAAAACCCTATCAAAACTTATTTGAAAACATTGTAGATGTTGAACCAGGCTGTAATTATCAGTTCTACTTAGAAGACTTTTCATTGACTAAAGAATCCTATTTTTCAATTGATGAAAAGGTTGCTAATAATAAAGCAGACATTGAAACCAACATTCAAAATTTTGAGGAACTGTTTAATGATTCTATTGCTTTGCATTTAAGATCAGATGTGGAAATTGGATCCTGTTTAAGTGGTGGATTAGACTCAAGTGCAATAGTTTACTCAGCTAGTAAGCAATTAAAAGATGTTCCGTTAAAAACGATAACAGCAGCATATCAAAACAAAATTATTGATGAATCGGAATATGCCAAAATGGTGGCTAACGATTTAAAAAATGTAAAAGATATTTATACTTATCCTGATGCTAAAACTTTAGTAGCGGATATGGATAAAATGATTTATGCTCAGGATTTGCCTATTGGTTCAACTTCTATTTTTGCACAATGGGAAGTGATGAAATGTGCTGGGCAGAACAATATAAAAGTTTTATTGGACGGGCAAGGAGCTGATGAAGTTTTGGGTGGCTACTACAATTTTGCTGGAATTCATTTAATTGAATTATTGAAAAAATTTCAGTTTAATCGATTTTTTAAGGAATACCAGCAACTCAAAAATAACTTTACCCCCCAAATAAAAAATGCAGTATTAAGAGCTGCATATTATTATTTACCAAGCAGCTTACAAAAGCAACTTAGAGCAAAAGAACGTTTGAGTTATAATTTTATCAATCCAAATAAGGTAAACGAACTACAATTAGTTATTCCTAAAAGAGGAGGAAAAACCTATTATGAACACGTTGATTTAAGTGTTAAATTTGGTATGTATGAATTATTGAGGTATGAGGATAGAAATTCAATGGCTTTTTCTATTGAATCACGAGTTCCATTTTTAGACCATAGATTGGTAGAATTTATCAGAGCTTTACCCAACGAACAAAAGATACACAAAGGATGGACGAAGTATGTGCTTCGAAAAATGTTAAATGATAAACTGGACGATAAAGTAGTTTGGCGAAAAGATAAAAAAGGTTTTGTAACGCCTCAGCAAGATTGGAAAAATGAATTGATGAAGAAACTGACCGAGGAGTTAAAAGATAGTGAAATCCCATCAATAATGGATAGAAGTTATGTGTTGCAGTTGTGTGATAAAGACTTCTCTAATGCATCGCATTTAAGTGAGTTTTGGAGAGCTTATTCAGTTATTAAATGGTATAATATTTATAATTTAAAAGGATAA